The Eurosta solidaginis isolate ZX-2024a chromosome 4, ASM4086904v1, whole genome shotgun sequence genome includes a window with the following:
- the por gene encoding protein-serine O-palmitoleoyltransferase porcupine: protein MSYYYYNYDDDDEQIDVDADYDAIFEENQPIFEWESLYETCILPSTLQISWYISVLLGWSLIGHIGITICSRLKTKGDWLIHTISILTGYGVLIMTVGKKSYIVVGITVVSFIILHLIYQFEVCKRNIGFIMLLFILSTHLSYELIWKRQMAWEVIQGPIMITNMKTISIAFEMEESTLMNRHVRVFPSVFSFFGYIFMPTNLIIGPWVPYSTYLYSIRTDPLRRLCRRWIMWCFLCSIISLSFLNLSNCIVPLVFTERSPIWLRIFRDALSVRCSHYFVSFLSQASIAIGGITLSKYENPNAYLGYMITQPLQIEFPRSLSTVVRTWNLPTHCFLKEYIFRRVYRRFGSHLIAIFATYLVSSLLHGEYLKIYLVLLSLASFAYVEYKLRDKVANAFNACVSANMCRKPCRFKFCPSHGWLSDGAILVILTNVLFSLLTIFHLAYLGAIMTEATVEDEPESIGFFDDLNLWSSVSYVNHWTALFTFFLYLVS, encoded by the coding sequence ATGTCGTATTACTATTATAACTATGACGATGATGATGAACAAATAGATGTGGATGCAGATTACGATGCCATATTTGAGGAGAATCAACCAATTTTTGAGTGGGAAAGCTTATATGAAACCTGCATATTACCATCAACACTGCAAATTTCCTGGTACATAAGCGTTTTGCTTGGTTGGAGCTTAATTGGCCATATAGGAATAACAATATGTTCGCGATTGAAAACGAAAGGCGACTGGCTAATACACACAATCTCTATTCTAACAGGATATGGTGTGCTTATCATGACAGTGGGGAAGAAATCATATATTGTTGTAGGTATTACTGTTGTTTCTTTCATAATTTTGCATTTAATATATCAGTTTGAGGTTTGTAAAAGAAACATTGGATTTATAATGCTTTTATTTATACTATCAACACATTTAAGTTATGAGCTTATATGGAAAAGGCAGATGGCTTGGGAGGTTATTCAGGGACCAATTATGATAACTAACATGAAAACTATTTCAATAGCCTTCGAAATGGAAGAGTCGACTTTAATGAATCGACATGTTCGCGTATTTCCCTCTGTATTTTccttttttgggtatatttttatGCCAACAAATTTGATAATTGGCCCTTGGGTTCCTTATAGCACCTATTTGTATAGCATACGTACAGATCCATTACGACGATTGTGTAGGCGCTGGATAATGTGGTGCTTCTTGTGTAGTATAATTTCCTTAAGTTTTCTCAATTTATCAAATTGCATTGTGCCGCTGGTTTTTACAGAGAGATCGCCTATTTGGTTAAGAATATTTCGTGATGCACTCTCTGTACGCTGTAGTCATTACTTCGTTAGCTTCCTGTCGCAAGCGTCAATAGCCATAGGTGGTATTACACTAAGCAAATATGAAAATCCCAATGCGTACCTAGGTTACATGATAACACAGCCACTACAAATCGAATTTCCACGATCTTTGAGCACGGTGGTGCGGACATGGAACTTACCAACTCATTGCTTCTTGAAAGAATATATATTTCGTAGAGTTTACCGCCGCTTTGGTAGCCATTTGATAGCAATTTTCGCCACATATTTAGTTTCCTCCCTTTTGCATGgagaatatttaaaaatttatttagttttactaTCATTGGCAAGTTTTGCTTATGTGGAATATAAACTTCGGGACAAGGTAGCAAACGCATTTAACGCCTGTGTCAGCGCAAATATGTGTCGAAAGCCATGTCGTTTTAAATTTTGCCCTAGTCACGGCTGGCTCAGCGATGGAGCAATTTTGGTAATCTTAACAAATGTTTTATTTTCCTTACTTACCATATTCCATTTGGCCTACCTCGGCGCAATTATGACTGAGGCGACGGTAGAAGACGAACCGGAAAGTATAGGTTTCTTTGACGATTTAAATTTATGGTCGTCAGTTAGTTA